Proteins encoded within one genomic window of Lactococcus garvieae:
- a CDS encoding SepM family pheromone-processing serine protease produces the protein MKKYVPKNLRALIKIICLVLLCLLLILPLPYRIEIPGEAKPLNESIVVSGHGAPVRSGGGFYLPTVKTAPVNISLLIYNLFDRYSEIHPITSDAQAMSKKQQEETISQLQMRVSENIAVWEAFRLAKKPIDFEYGGAYVTEVARYSSFHNKLRPLDLITHLDGPRFESNEEMLDYIKKQKVGDQVTLKFQREMDGEKKEQEVEGNYIQLDNGKTGIGMSLMENTSLISNPEVKIKVGDISGPSGGLLFTLDIYSKLTGKDITKGRKVAGSASITVGGAVWPVGGIRQKVVAAERQDIDVFFVYSNGRAVGDYNYLEAKETVKWLRSDMSIIPIDNVNDAIEYLEGRNRTWIQGSDAKDV, from the coding sequence ATGAAAAAGTATGTTCCTAAAAATTTAAGGGCTCTTATTAAAATAATTTGTCTTGTACTCTTGTGCTTGCTCCTCATCTTGCCCTTACCTTACCGTATCGAAATACCAGGAGAAGCCAAACCGTTGAACGAGAGTATTGTGGTTTCCGGGCATGGAGCGCCCGTACGCTCGGGTGGAGGTTTTTACCTTCCTACGGTTAAAACTGCGCCAGTGAATATCAGTCTTCTCATTTATAATTTATTTGATAGGTATTCGGAAATTCATCCCATAACCTCAGATGCACAAGCGATGTCTAAAAAGCAGCAAGAGGAGACTATTAGCCAGTTGCAGATGCGAGTTTCCGAGAATATTGCTGTATGGGAAGCCTTTCGCTTAGCAAAAAAGCCTATAGACTTTGAGTATGGGGGAGCTTACGTTACAGAAGTGGCAAGATATTCAAGTTTTCACAATAAGTTAAGGCCTTTGGATTTGATTACTCATCTGGATGGACCGCGTTTTGAAAGTAACGAGGAGATGCTGGACTATATAAAAAAGCAGAAGGTTGGAGACCAAGTTACTCTGAAATTTCAACGGGAGATGGATGGAGAGAAAAAGGAACAAGAGGTAGAAGGAAACTATATCCAGCTTGATAATGGCAAAACGGGGATAGGTATGTCGCTTATGGAAAACACAAGTCTTATAAGCAACCCAGAAGTCAAGATAAAAGTTGGCGATATTAGTGGTCCTTCAGGCGGTTTACTTTTTACTTTGGATATTTACAGCAAGCTTACAGGGAAAGACATAACGAAAGGACGCAAAGTGGCCGGTAGCGCCTCTATCACTGTTGGCGGTGCAGTATGGCCTGTTGGCGGTATTCGCCAAAAGGTGGTGGCTGCTGAACGTCAAGATATAGATGTCTTCTTTGTCTATAGCAACGGCAGGGCGGTCGGAGATTATAATTATCTTGAAGCAAAGGAAACCGTAAAATGGTTGCGTTCAGACATGTCGATAATACCCATAGATAACGTGAATGATGCTATAGAATATCTGGAGGGACGAAACAGGACTTGGATCCAAGGAAGTGATGCCAAAGATGTGTAA
- a CDS encoding signal peptidase I — translation MNKVPKKQKSEGKVVYHDLSGGEDFATAACDFPEDIQAIQERVRAAIRATEASYEASILDTPTTKKSFEKVLEVHYPSSQKNEPTIVFPAAHKVEEPPSISAQSVVVEPKQATEKAKKKTYTHEAQKKSLRSNKLAEEAPAARSENSPRQEGSYLYYNASPKEAKHYPTIVVNKLTVSTAPRAEFYKEHQLALKNEGKNKEASKFKPKPKSKGAGILSNTIFYLIIILLLVFLESSVILQNENDKPVNLAGFSPMTVLSNSMKSVYPKGSLLVTRQVNPQTLNIGDDITFITEANRTVTHRIVGIEEDYLRTRERGFVTKGVDNAREDAEIVHANNVVGRVIFSSYPLGRIVQFIREHLVISVILMLVLVLILHEMLSFFITRLKQGKTRKNRRIKPKNRVKRRKVRERKVLSHEAI, via the coding sequence ATGAACAAAGTCCCGAAGAAACAAAAGTCAGAAGGAAAGGTTGTCTATCATGATCTTAGCGGTGGTGAAGATTTTGCGACAGCTGCCTGTGATTTTCCAGAAGATATACAGGCGATTCAAGAGAGAGTGAGAGCAGCGATTCGCGCCACTGAGGCAAGCTATGAGGCCTCTATCTTAGACACCCCTACGACAAAGAAGTCTTTTGAAAAAGTTCTAGAAGTTCACTACCCTTCTTCTCAAAAAAATGAGCCAACAATAGTTTTTCCAGCTGCACATAAAGTAGAGGAACCACCTTCCATATCTGCTCAATCCGTTGTTGTAGAGCCAAAGCAAGCAACGGAGAAAGCGAAGAAAAAAACCTATACGCATGAAGCTCAAAAAAAATCTTTACGTTCTAACAAGCTAGCAGAGGAGGCTCCAGCAGCACGGTCTGAAAATTCTCCCCGCCAAGAAGGAAGCTATCTTTACTATAATGCCTCTCCCAAAGAAGCTAAGCATTATCCGACAATTGTTGTAAATAAGTTAACCGTATCGACTGCACCACGCGCAGAGTTTTATAAGGAGCATCAGCTAGCCTTGAAAAATGAGGGTAAAAATAAAGAAGCCTCAAAGTTCAAACCCAAACCCAAATCTAAAGGTGCTGGAATTCTGAGTAATACTATTTTCTATCTAATTATTATTCTTCTTTTAGTCTTTCTAGAATCAAGTGTGATTTTACAAAATGAAAATGATAAGCCAGTAAATCTGGCAGGGTTTTCACCCATGACTGTACTCTCTAATTCGATGAAAAGTGTTTATCCTAAAGGAAGCTTACTGGTGACACGTCAAGTAAATCCTCAAACCCTTAATATTGGAGACGATATCACTTTTATTACTGAGGCAAATCGAACAGTTACACACCGGATTGTGGGTATCGAAGAAGACTATCTTCGAACACGTGAGCGTGGCTTTGTAACTAAGGGCGTAGATAACGCGCGTGAAGATGCCGAAATCGTTCATGCTAATAATGTAGTGGGTAGAGTCATCTTTTCAAGTTATCCTTTGGGCAGGATTGTCCAATTTATTCGAGAACATCTAGTGATTTCGGTCATTCTCATGCTGGTCCTCGTACTTATCTTACATGAAATGTTGAGTTTCTTTATTACAAGATTGAAGCAGGGAAAAACAAGAAAAAACAGAAGAATTAAACCAAAGAATAGAGTGAAACGGCGTAAAGTAAGAGAAAGGAAGGTACTGTCTCATGAGGCAATCTAA
- a CDS encoding signal peptidase I — protein MENTLKNVKNKSHPSQDRLGKDSERNSTQVSQESSMSNSFSFKQETIDALKKEAEAAAQKAAELTQRRSTLSHEAVPQISTVSSEATPEETLLMMQNTLQMQMKEFKEQLKAHQESQEQQNATLAMAPPEATKTGKGKWLGNIVFYILLTGLFIFIESAVISQSEDTTPRNIAGFSPMIVLSDSMRDVYARDDFILTRAVEPRSLSVGDDITFITEQNRTVTHRIVGIRENHLSTGQRGFETKGVNNTTVDSEIVHARNVVGRVIFSSSTIGHVLGFIRENMLLAFITFVLLLIFLDVLVKYVISLFQVRKEKKKGHIEGKPEKLTRKTKKRKQNLSA, from the coding sequence ATGGAAAACACTTTAAAAAACGTAAAAAACAAGTCTCATCCCTCACAAGATAGGCTGGGGAAAGATTCTGAGAGGAACAGCACTCAGGTAAGCCAAGAGTCATCAATGTCCAATAGCTTTTCTTTTAAGCAAGAGACGATTGATGCCTTAAAAAAAGAAGCTGAAGCCGCAGCACAAAAGGCCGCAGAACTTACTCAAAGACGCTCAACGCTCTCACATGAAGCTGTCCCGCAGATTTCAACCGTCTCATCAGAAGCGACTCCAGAAGAGACCCTTCTGATGATGCAAAACACCTTGCAGATGCAAATGAAAGAGTTTAAAGAGCAATTGAAAGCTCATCAAGAGTCGCAAGAACAACAAAATGCTACTCTAGCCATGGCTCCTCCTGAGGCAACAAAAACGGGCAAAGGAAAATGGTTAGGAAACATCGTGTTTTATATCTTGCTCACAGGCCTTTTCATCTTCATCGAGTCCGCCGTTATTTCGCAGAGTGAGGATACGACACCACGTAATATCGCAGGCTTTTCGCCCATGATTGTTCTTTCGGATAGTATGCGTGATGTCTATGCGCGTGACGACTTTATACTTACACGTGCTGTGGAACCTCGCTCACTGAGTGTTGGCGACGATATTACCTTTATAACCGAGCAAAACAGGACGGTCACTCACCGCATCGTTGGTATTCGCGAGAATCACCTTTCCACGGGGCAACGTGGGTTTGAGACCAAAGGGGTAAATAATACAACAGTCGATAGTGAGATTGTTCATGCCAGAAATGTGGTGGGGAGAGTCATCTTCTCAAGCTCAACCATTGGGCATGTGCTTGGTTTTATCCGAGAGAATATGTTGTTGGCTTTTATTACCTTTGTCCTTCTTCTAATCTTCTTAGATGTACTCGTCAAGTATGTTATTTCGCTCTTCCAAGTACGCAAGGAAAAGAAGAAGGGGCATATTGAAGGGAAGCCAGAGAAGCTCACAAGAAAAACAAAAAAACGCAAACAAAACTTGTCTGCCTAA
- a CDS encoding DEAD/DEAH box helicase produces the protein MKFNELGLSEGIIETLTAIGYEQPTPIQEQTIQLALSGRDVLGQAQTGTGKTAAFGLPTIEKINPENKAIQALVIAPTRELAVQGQEELFRFGKSKGLKVRTVFGGSSIEKQIKALRSGAHIVVGTPGRMVDLLKRKALDLSHLETLILDEADEMLNMGFLEDIEFIIGKTPSERQTLLFSATMPNDIKKIGVKFMKNPEHIKIAAKEMTADRIDQYYVKSKEFEKFDILTRLLDVERPELAIVFGRTKRRVDEITRGLKLRGYRAEGIHGDLDQNKRLRVLRDFKGGHLDILVATDVAARGLDISGVTHVYNYDITQDQESYVHRIGRTGRAGKSGRSVTFVSYNEMGYLRAIEKLTKKEMKSLRPPTKEDAYQASLSVAMDEIKRDLQEGSLKGKLTKFDADAEQLMAEYDVKELVAMLIQSRVKDPDNMPDVQITAERPLPFNGEGKGFKGKGKGGNGNKGGGRYGRDRNNNRGGRGGDRDRDGKGGYRGKGGDRDRDDKKRNWRDRDDKKRDYYKKDRKPKTQASEKQAGFVMRNRGDK, from the coding sequence TTGAAATTCAACGAACTCGGCCTTTCAGAAGGCATTATCGAGACTCTTACAGCTATCGGTTATGAGCAGCCAACGCCAATCCAAGAGCAAACTATCCAACTTGCGCTCTCAGGACGTGACGTTCTCGGTCAAGCCCAAACTGGTACAGGGAAGACAGCCGCTTTTGGCCTCCCAACTATTGAAAAAATTAATCCAGAAAATAAAGCTATCCAAGCCCTTGTGATTGCTCCAACACGTGAACTTGCTGTCCAAGGACAAGAAGAACTCTTCCGCTTTGGTAAATCTAAAGGCCTTAAAGTGCGTACTGTCTTCGGTGGATCAAGCATCGAAAAACAAATCAAAGCGCTCCGTTCAGGTGCTCATATCGTTGTAGGTACACCAGGGCGTATGGTTGACTTGCTTAAACGTAAAGCACTTGACCTTTCACATCTTGAAACATTGATTCTTGATGAAGCAGACGAAATGCTCAACATGGGCTTCCTCGAAGACATCGAGTTTATCATTGGTAAAACACCAAGTGAACGTCAAACATTGCTCTTCTCAGCAACAATGCCAAATGACATCAAAAAAATTGGCGTGAAGTTCATGAAAAATCCAGAGCATATCAAGATTGCAGCTAAGGAAATGACAGCTGATCGTATTGATCAATACTACGTTAAATCAAAAGAATTTGAAAAATTTGATATCTTGACACGTTTGCTTGATGTGGAACGTCCTGAACTTGCTATTGTTTTTGGTCGTACAAAACGCCGTGTTGATGAAATCACACGTGGTTTGAAATTACGTGGCTACCGTGCCGAAGGTATTCACGGTGACTTGGACCAAAACAAACGTCTCCGCGTTTTGCGTGATTTTAAGGGCGGACATTTGGATATCTTGGTTGCGACAGACGTTGCGGCACGTGGACTTGACATCTCAGGTGTTACCCACGTTTATAACTACGATATTACCCAAGACCAAGAAAGTTATGTTCACCGTATCGGCCGTACAGGTCGTGCTGGTAAATCTGGTCGTTCTGTAACTTTTGTCAGCTACAATGAGATGGGTTACCTCCGTGCTATTGAAAAACTGACGAAGAAAGAAATGAAGAGCTTGCGTCCACCAACAAAAGAAGATGCTTACCAAGCCAGTCTTTCTGTTGCGATGGATGAAATTAAACGTGACTTACAAGAGGGCAGCCTTAAAGGTAAGTTGACGAAGTTTGATGCAGATGCAGAACAACTTATGGCAGAGTACGATGTGAAAGAACTCGTTGCTATGTTGATTCAAAGCCGCGTTAAAGACCCAGATAATATGCCTGACGTTCAAATCACAGCTGAACGCCCATTACCATTTAACGGTGAAGGCAAAGGCTTCAAGGGCAAAGGTAAAGGCGGTAATGGTAATAAAGGTGGCGGACGTTATGGCCGTGACCGTAATAACAACCGTGGCGGCCGTGGTGGCGACCGTGACCGTGATGGTAAAGGTGGTTACCGTGGTAAAGGCGGCGACCGTGATCGCGACGACAAAAAACGTAACTGGCGTGACCGTGATGACAAAAAACGTGACTATTACAAAAAAGACCGCAAACCTAAAACACAAGCAAGCGAAAAACAAGCAGGCTTCGTGATGCGTAACCGTGGTGATAAATAA